The window GGACAAGATCATCCGCTTGATCAAATGTGAATGGCTTTCCCTTGCTTTCTTCCGTCCAGTACCTGCCGAAGAAGGGAATCCCTAATACAAGCTTTTCTTTTGGGATTTTACCAGTTAGATAGCGAATCGTCGCTTCTGTCCAGGCTAATCCCGCTTGAGGCCCAGGTGATCCACCTAGCCAATGTTGCTCATAGGCCATAATAAATACTTTATCTACCAACTGGCCAATCGTCTCAAAATCATAGGAACCAAACCAGCCGTGAGTCGAATCGTATTGAACGGGCGCTACCGCGATGGACACTGTTTTACCATGAGGTCGAAGACGCTCAACTAAGATTTTCAGGAACTCTGTTTGCTCCTGTCTGTTATGTTCACTTAAGTTTTCAATGTCAAAGTCTACTCCATCAAGGTTATGCATTAACACCGCATCCGCCAATTGTGTGGCTAGTTCCACTCGATTCTGCATCGCGATTTGCCCTAATTCATAGTCCCAATGGTTGCTAATGAAAGGTGTAATCTTATATCCATTCTCATGAGCAAATTTTACAAAGTCAGGGTCCACATGATCTACTAGATTGCCATTAGCATCAATATCAAAATAACCTGGTACCAGAGTACCTACTTGATTGTTCGTAATAGAGAGCTGTTGAATATAA is drawn from Ammoniphilus sp. CFH 90114 and contains these coding sequences:
- a CDS encoding glycosyl hydrolase family 18 protein; amino-acid sequence: MKKAILGWIMMMLLLLPFDTGVQAQSAPNINNMIYLYGGSTETYIQQLSITNNQVGTLVPGYFDIDANGNLVDHVDPDFVKFAHENGYKITPFISNHWDYELGQIAMQNRVELATQLADAVLMHNLDGVDFDIENLSEHNRQEQTEFLKILVERLRPHGKTVSIAVAPVQYDSTHGWFGSYDFETIGQLVDKVFIMAYEQHWLGGSPGPQAGLAWTEATIRYLTGKIPKEKLVLGIPFFGRYWTEESKGKPFTFDQADDLVRKNDAYLEWDDTYETTFAKFTDKETGLEYEIWIDDADSLMKRIELVEQYQLLGWGGWRIGQEDPRIWEMLKTETETALEPGVKYPGQVGLGLAK